The following proteins are encoded in a genomic region of Arachis ipaensis cultivar K30076 chromosome B02, Araip1.1, whole genome shotgun sequence:
- the LOC107625196 gene encoding uncharacterized protein LOC107625196: MIPMLLCGGFKPYGVILLCPIFFSLAHLNHFMEIYAKQNNRIKKDISASVVISSRKQQNVEEAAEKLRAKGIEVLTLVCHVSNNQQRKDLIQKTAQKIQSLFEEQQSHTAESTD; encoded by the exons ATGATACCTATGCTACTGTGTGGAGGATTTAAGCCATATGGTGTCATACTTCTTTGCCCTATTTTCTTCAGCCTGG CACATTTAAATCATTTCATGGAGATTTATGCCAAGCAAAACAACAGAATAAAAAAG GATATAAGTGCTTCCGTCGTCATCTCTTCTCGCAAGCAg CAAAATGTTGAAGAAGCTGCAGAGAAACTTAGGGCTAAAGGAATTGAAGTTTTGACCCTTGTTTGCCATGTCTCCAACAATCAACAGAGAAAGGATTTGATTCAAAAAACCGCACAG AAAATTCAGAGTTTATTTGAGGAGCAACAATCTCATACAGCAGAATCTACAGATTGA